In one Capricornis sumatraensis isolate serow.1 chromosome 1, serow.2, whole genome shotgun sequence genomic region, the following are encoded:
- the MAGEF1 gene encoding melanoma-associated antigen F1 produces the protein MLQKPESGALPIPQAEREMDGSHDGETQPLTASQEMAPSPLLQQSPEEDLGAVREEGASEPSFTPKGARALAGKTLARRRACRRLDRTVAELVQFLLLKDRKKSPITRSEMVKYVIGDLKDLFPEIIARAAEHLRYVFGFELKQLDRKHHTYILINKLKPIEHEEEALGGDGPRLGLLMMILGLIYMKGNSAREAQVWAMLRRLGVRPSKYHFLFGYPKRLIMEDFVQLRYLNYRRVPHTNPPECEFSWGPRSNLETSKMKVLGFVAKLHKKEPQHWPVQYREALADEADRARAGASVRARASTHLW, from the coding sequence ATGTTGCAGAAACCCGAGAGCGGGGCTCTCCCCATCCCTCAGGCGGAGAGGGAGATGGATGGCAGCCATGACGGTGAGACCCAGCCTCTGACCGCCTCGCAGGAGATGGCCCCGAGCCCCCTCCTGCAGCAGAGCCCCGAGGAGGACCTTGGCGCTGTAAGGGAGGAGGGGGCTTCGGAACCCTCTTTCACCCCGAAAGGCGCGAGGGCTTTGGCAGGCAAAACCTTGGCCCGGCGTAGAGCCTGCCGCCGTCTGGATCGGACGGTAGCCGAGTTGGTGCAATTTCTGCTGTTGAAGGACAGGAAGAAGAGTCCCATCACTCGCTCCGAGATGGTGAAATACGTTATCGGAGACTTAAAGGATCTGTTCCCTGAGATCATCGCAAGGGCCGCAGAGCATCTGCGGTACGTCTTCGGTTTCGAGCTGAAACAGCTTGACCGCAAGCACCACACTTACATCCTGATCAACAAGCTAAAACCTATTGAGCATGAGGAGGAGGCTCTGGGAGGAGATGGCCCCAGGTTGGGTCTCTTAATGATGATCTTGGGCCTTATCTACATGAAAGGTAATAGCGCCAGAGAGGCACAGGTCTGGGCGATGCTGCGTCGGTTGGGGGTGCGTCCCTCAAAGTATCACTTCCTCTTTGGGTACCCGAAGAGGCTTATTATGGAAGATTTCGTGCAGCTGAGATACCTCAATTACAGGCGTGTGCCTCACACCAACCCACCGGAATGTGAATTCTCTTGGGGTCCCCGAAGCAACTTGGAAACCAGCAAGATGAAAGTCCTGGGGTTCGTGGCCAAGCTCCATAAGAAAGAACCCCAACACTGGCCAGTGCAGTACCGTGAGGCCCTGGCAGATGAGGCTGATAGGGCCAGAGCTGGGGCCAGTGTGAGGGCTAGGGCCAGCACTCATCTCTGGTGA